In a genomic window of Wyeomyia smithii strain HCP4-BCI-WySm-NY-G18 chromosome 1, ASM2978416v1, whole genome shotgun sequence:
- the LOC129718878 gene encoding protein Wnt-8a, giving the protein MKLSLGVFAVLVLCSAKAEFSSPTSTDLLSDSIELALSSCRRQFRWERWNCPTMQFVSRRYPDARLDRETAFVRAISSASLIYTYARNCSRGSESDSQRCYGERGQDSGSWDSGNNLVKVGLDVKGYGDAHNRRAGWVAIQNAVRKYCRCHGVSGSCAMRTCWSTLKSFATIAAGVKRMYTEAKRLFVDNSGKLNGGRIRPDQLIFVHPSPDYCKRNVIPGWSGTFNRFCSLAKGPTVGPEERKSCRNLCRSCGLKVKKHVKEGERKCNCRFNWCCQVTCDKCLETVEEYRCQ; this is encoded by the exons ATGAAGCTGTCGCTTGGTGTATTTGCTGTTCTTGTACTCTGCTCTGCTAAAGCG GAGTTTAGTAGTCCGACATCGACGGATCTTTTGTCGGACAGTATCGAGCTGGCGTTGAGCAGCTGTCGGCGGCAGTTTCGTTGGGAACGTTGGAACTGTCCTACGATGCAATTCGTTTCGAGGCGTTACCCGGATGCACGATTGGATCGGGAAACTGCTTTCGTACGCGCGATTAGCAGCGCTTCCTTGATTTATACCTACGCGAGAAACTGCTCGCGTGGGAGTGAGAGCGATAGTCAACGGTGCTACGGAGAAAGGGGACAGGATTCAGGCAGTTGGGACTCGGGAAACAATCTTGTTAAGGTGGGTTTGGATGTCAAAGGCTACGGAGATGCTCACAATCGGCGGGCCGGGTGGGTGGCGATTCAAAACGCTGTCCGGAAGTATTGCCGCTGTCACGGAGTTTCCGGTTCGTGTGCCATGCGAACTTGCTGGAGTACGCTGAAATCGTTTGCGACAATTGCGGCCGGAGTGAAACGGATGTACACGGAGGCTAAGCGTTTGTTCGTGGATAACTCGGGAAAGCTAAATGGTGGAAGGATCAGACCGGATCAGTTGATCTTTGTGCATC CTTCACCAGACTACTGTAAGCGGAATGTAATTCCTGGCTGGAGCGGAACGTTCAATCGATTCTGTTCGCTGGCGAAAGGGCCTACGGTTGGACCTGAGGAGCGAAAATCGTGCCGAAATCTGTGTCGGAGTTGCGGACTAAAGGTCAAAAAGCACGTCAAGGAAGGTGAACGGAAGTGCAACTGCAGGTTTAATTGGTGCTGTCAAGTGACGTGCGATAAGTGTTTGGAAACAGTGGAAGAATATAGATGTCAATAA